TCTTAATTATTAACAGCTGTAAAATGGGTATATAATTTCTAGGAAGTTGAACTGCAGAACGATAACATGTACCTGCGAGCAAAAGTAAGCCTCTCTGCCTAATGAATTTCAACTATAGATGGAGATGTTGGGTGTTGATCATGATTAAAATAGATGCATGGATGTATGGATGCAGATAGCTGAAAATGAAAGAGCGCAACAACAATCAAACCAGCTGATGCAAGCAGCCTCCTCCTACAATCGCAACTTTCTGCCAGTAAACCTGCTGGAACCCAGTAATAATGATTACTCCAACCAAGACCAAACTCCTCTTCAACTTGTATAAGCTTCTCTCTTCCACCTCCATCTATTCAAGGTTAGAacccattttaattatttgcttAAAATTAAGCACTTTGGAAGAGGATGGTATATGGAACAACTACTTGAAAAGCTCCCTATAAACATATAAAGTTATCTATTTACACAAAAGGTGTGAGTTTTGTTATTAGTATTAGCAAGTGCATGTATGTAGTTACAATGCTGAATATTTGCACCAAACAGTCCCTGCCAATTAATGCATATAAATTAAGTTGAAAAGGCtataaattttgaagaattaaaCAGTCGCTCATTTTccatattcataattaatattctCACATTATTGTgcatatatatttctttctctgcttattatttattttactttttggtGCAGCTGACATGCAAGCAGCAGCCTCTAATGTTCTACCAACTTTATCTCTGgttaagcatatatatatatatcttataagCCTTGCAAgtatagacatatatatatttatatatggtttATAAACAGTTGAAAGCCTAGTTGTTGATTATGATGAATGTAAGGAACTTAGGTTTCGGCACTGGACTCCTTTTTAACTGTTTTATTGCAGGAAaggtttatttttgtattatatatgtttCTTAAAACTCTACATATAGTTTTCATCCCTTCTCTCATCTACTTTGGATATATTTGTTCAATTCAATAACTAGATAGATGGAATAGCTGCCTTTTGATTtgagcttttattttttaaacacttatcaaatttttaaaattatatatcacaTCAGGGGCTGGCAGGGGCCTCGACctccttaaaatgaaaaacttgttatttaaccctttaaaatttttaaaattttaaattaataaagataagaTTATACTTTAGccccctaaaaataataaaattttgatttaaccctttaaaaattatatttttactatcataaaaattacaatttaatttttgcccCTTACAAAAATTTTCTGGCTTTACCCTTGATCATATCTGGGTAGCCTAATTAATAAGTCAAGTTCACAAATtttattgacaaaaaaaattcacaaattttgacaaaatgctaacaatgttaataattagactgagatttttaaattaaaaaattggaaggacttagggtgggtttggatgggcgattgggtgcggtgtagtgcgtttagcttactttttgtctcacgttacagtatcgctacaatatctaatcttaccgccaccgttgtttttacactaatcgcaaGTAAACGCATTgccccatccaaactcacccttaatttttaactttttaattactTGAACTcaatcttaaataaatcatatcgAAATAACTATAactaaaaggatcaaattaacACGAAGATTGGAATATATTTAGAtactttttcaaatatatatatctttggATAAAGTTACACATGATAAAGTttaaagtcaaaaaatttttaaagcaaaagcCACTCCTGATATTTAAATATGATGGGactctaacttaaaatttaagtagtCAATTATGTTCCGATAGTAAACAGGAATGATGAACTTTAGGTTCTGTTCTAGTGCAAAATTTAGTCACTACCAGTCGTATTGGTGCTTACCGATTAATTTCACCCAAGCCAGTCGAAATATGAtgtattgattaaatttaaaatttttattatttattttgaatttattgaattatgaattgttaTATGTATGGTATAgaataatcttattatttaatttatgcaataatttatgcaatattttttcttatttatttttaatttgtttaataatgGATTATATTTGTGAAGtttattaaagaatattttatataattgatgagtattttatattgaagacttatttaatctttttatttgatACTTGTATAGGttttttatatagatatatcaaatatttttaaaaatagcgATAAATTAAACGATAGATCGAAACAAACCAATACTAATACATACTAGTactaatagaaaaaaaaatacgtCCATCGATATGATACTGATTATTTTACTTAGATATCAAAGTTTTCGATTTACTTACGATATCAAAGTTTTCGATTTACTTACGATATCAAAGTTTTCGATTTCAAGCAAGgctttattattatcaaatttgcTAAGAAGCTATTACTATAGCTCAAGTAGATGTAGTTAGATATtgtaatttaaagtttttagatTATGGTTGCTTATTTAGTTAAATGTGTTGGTATATTATTGGTTAGAGTgattttatccaattttatagatatatatataaatattagatgtTATTGAGTGGTATGACCTATTCAATTTTATTGGTGCGGATAAAATCACTATTACATGTATTGATGTAGTGGAGTTGTGAGCTAATATTATAACGCCTTTCTATCCTACTACAATAATTCTTGCTAAGAAGAATGTCCGTGTTATTCTAACTAATTATAGTTATTATAATTATCATGCAAATTAAAATGATAGTGAAAATCATCATTTTTCGATCCATTATTCATATAACTAGAAATAcgataattataataaaaaaactttctaatttactaaaaaaacaTCATTGTTATTGATTAATTGTTATGATTCTATCCAATTTTATAGGTTAAAGTGATGGCTTGAACTAGAATCCAACTAAGTTTTAAAGTGATAAAGTTGTAGCTAAAGCCAAGCAAAATAAGGGAAAAATATTCGTGAatcaaccaaaattttccctaaaGATTATTTCTCTAAAaccaaacataataaaaatagaggTATATTATAGCAATCGTCCTTaaactttgattaaaattatatttcgaTCTCTCAACtttcaaaagttacataattatcaaattgttACATGTTTATCACTTATTCATTAACTTTCGTTAAGAGGATGACATAACACGTTAATTTAAAgggttaataaaaatttagccctcgaaccataattaaaatatcaatgtgatacttttaattttttcttaataataattcAGATATTTTCGAATTTTGTTgtctaatattttttaaaaaataaaatctttttgcTTGGTTTCTCTTCGTATAAAGACGGGATTATTTTAggtattttagttttaattttatttatttatttaatgtacttCCTTTTCTAAAAGACTTTTCTgggatatgttttgaatttatttattttaatattcttttaaaattttaggattattattaagaaaaattgaaaacattaaattaacattttaattataattcaagggctaaatttatcattaaccCTTTAAATTAAGGTACAACATAATTCTCTCTTTAACGGAACCAAAATGTAACAATTTATTAATAACTTcagataattttaatcaaagcTTAGGCGCATTAGGtttagtttaccctaaaaatagGGGCTGATACACAAATTGGCtcttcaattataaatttttaatgatctgattgaaattaaaaaaaaaatttcacaatcATGGCTGAACTACAATTTGTGAAGCAATAGGTAAATAATGGGGAAAAAGACATGATAAAAGTAATTTGGATTAAATGAATGTTGTTGAACAGCAACATTGATTATGTAATCATATATGTTGAAGATCCTTGCCATATCTTACTTAAATCATTTAGTACCTTCATCTATTTTCTATTATGGACATGAAAGTTACCGATTTCCATACTATGCAGAGACTGAAGCCAATACCTTCTTCCCTCTGCTTTGGTTCCGAACCGTGTTACTGCTGGTTTTCATGGTTCCGAATCTGAAATGAGTACATCATAGTGCCAGAGAACTTTGTCCTCCGGCCCTAATGCAAAACCCTACATTTCTGGATAAAGCTGTTCGTGAAATTTACATGTCTACTCCATAGGCTTCGTACTTCTGGAGAACCAATCTCAAGCCATGGCTTGGCAGGGCCATTGAAATGCAAAACAGCAGCAGCCTCTAATATCTGTCCTCCAGCAGATGAGGAACGATACCCTAAACCAGCCACTTGCCATAAAGGATCAATAGGATGCACGTGTCCTTGGAAAGCAAGTAAGCTTGGCGGAAGCACTCCTGGTTGCCATAGCGTGAACCCCGAGTTGAGACTCTGTAAAGACAGATGTATATAGTACGATTCCAGCAGTTACATGGACAGTAAAGCAACATTAATCACCAAATAACTGACACAGCAGCAGACAAATTTACTTACGAGTTTCAACCATTTATGATAAGAAGTTGTGATGTTGCTCCTCCTCCACGCTTCAAGATCGAAGATGTTCATACCAGAAAGCCATGCACAACGATCTTGGTCGAGGTGAGATGGAATTACGGGGTGTGAAAAATTCAAGTAGTCCTTGTATTTCCTTCCTGGACAGCAGTTTTCTCCACACCATGAATCAACGACGGCACCAACGATTTTCCCATTGAGATCCAATGTCCACAGAGATGATATGTCATGTTGTACTACAACATCATCGTCCAAGAATACTATCTTGTTGAGTTCCGGAAACAGCTGTGGCACCCATGAAAGTTAGAACATTTCAATGCCAACTGAATTTCAAAGTTCAGAACAAATCAAATGcagaattttaaaagtaattactTCAGGGATATAAATGCGAAGATGATTCATAAGGGACAGGCAGCTAGGGCTTAAAGCCTCCAAAAAATTTTGATGCTCTCCTCCATACTCAAGGTCGTTTTCTTTCAGATTATTGTAGTAATGACTACAAATCAAGTGATGTATTTCCAACATCTGCTTAACTCCAACATTCACCTCCTGAGACCAATCATATTGATGTAATCCCTTAACTTCCACTACTGCTGATTTCAGCCTATTTGTTGCAAACCAGGCATGCATTGGGGAGTACGTTTTCTTGTCTGTTACTATGTGAAACACCAGTTTTTCAGGATTGGCTGCATTTTCAACTGTAGAGGATATCACAACAGAGGCGGCCAGGACATTGTCAGTCAGAAGCACAATATGGTTGAAGGATGTGTCAGCAAGGCGAGAAACATGTTCTGGAGGAGGTAAACAAGAGCGGGCCATTGCATTCACAGCGTACTCTTCTGCCAATTTCAGGCAGAGGCAATGTAGGCTCTTTGGAACACCCCTTGAAGCTAAATACCAATACATTAACTCACGCTTCTTTGCTGACTGGACCTTCTGCTCCATACCTAAAAGCTGGAAATGGATGTACTTTGACTTGTTAGAGGAATGTTTGAGtgtttacatatattgcaatttACATACTAAACAAATtacgaaatataaaatttattcacatAATTTCGTTAGGCCACTCATAGTAATAATAAGCATTCAGGCCATATGTATGCATAAAGCACATACAAGCAAATACAGACTACAGACATGGCTTAGCGAGTAAAATCAAACCAGAAGGCAATATATGTGAgataacataaatatttactGCAAGCAACAAAAATTAGCAAAACACTTGGGCGTCTTCAATTGGATTCAGAAGTATGGGGGAGAAATTCTGTCAAAACTATTTGCCAAATTGACATTTCAAAAGAacaagaaattttcaaaattagtaGTTACATAATTTTAAGGATATAGAAAGAGAAGTGTCAAATCACATTACGAAATTGTTCCTTTGAGATTATATTTATCTAGCAAGTCCTATAAAGTTTGTGCAGCGAAACTTGTGAATCACTGCTAGGAAGTAAAATCAAACTTTGAGCTAATAGGAGAGGAGATAAGACCGCAGTTCATATACAAGTTGGAAAtcacttaaaagcctactgataCCATTGGCTGATTCAGGTTGTCTTATTTGGAACTCTTAGTAAATATAGTGGATAATACAGAGAGGATTTCAGACTCAGTGCGGTGGATACTGTGGAAGAGGGGTTACACAACGGAGAAGGATGACGGTCTTCATGTGCTCAGAGATCAAAACATGAGAGGAGACGGGAGAAATACTGAAGGTCAGACAAAAGGGTTGTCCCAAAAGATtgaaaaagcaaaataaaagacATTATATATAAAGATGTCTCCATCAGTTgacaacttaaaattttgggtaaGCTTGTGCCCTACCATACATCTAGACATGCATACATAGACATACAATCATGCATGTATATGATACACGAGTGTGTTAAGCATCCAACCTAAAACCAATTGGTAATAGGTTAAGGGGCCTAACTTTAATATAAGACCACAAGAAACCTAATAGTTAAAAGATGTGGTCATGTGGGGTAACACAACTTAAAGTATCCGACCTAAAATAAATTGGTGATAGTGGCAGGCCCCAACTTTAATACAAGACCACAGGATACCTAATACTTAACAAATGTGGGATAACACCACTTGGCAAAGCACTTTAGAAGGATGCACTTTCCATCCTGCCAATAACTTGACACAGAAAGGTAGGTATAACAGATGCCATTAAATTTGACTCAAGATTACCTGGGGATAAAACAGTTAAGACAGAAGCAGTGAaagcataaaacaaaaatatatcaaaaaaatatatctAGTTGCatgatattatatgataaaattcCCTCCTTACAGAATTCAAATGCAGGTGTTCCGTCCAAGTTCTCAAGAATGTTATTCCACTACTAGACGCTggtaatttatacaattttagaTGTTTTTGTTGGTTATAGGAATCTCACCAATGCCAAGAATAAAAAGTGGCTTTTTTTTCTTCCTAAATATTTGCCAgacatcaataatcaaatttcccAGGTGATTAATGTGTAAACACATAATTAATGGATGTATAAGAAACAGGAAAAAGATGGACATACTAGTGATCATTATATGCAATTATATCTGATTGATTGCCAGCAACAAATAGGATCAGGTAAGTTTAAAGTTATTTCAGAAAACAACTACACCAGCACATGAACCTAGTAACTAACTGCTGTTTCAGTAAGGTCATGAATTTTAAGGTCAAACACCTTAGAACATGTGGTCTCAAACTAACAAAAATCAACAGAGGCATATAAGAACTAGTTAGAGCAAACCATTCTGACGCCAGACAACAAATTGACTAAAACCCAAAAGAAAAGCCTCATCATCAGTGCCCTATAAAAGCATTTTACATCGAAAAGTAACTCAACCATTTGGCAAAATGGGATAATCCAAGTTGCTGGTTATCTCTAACTTTGAAATATA
The sequence above is a segment of the Gossypium raimondii isolate GPD5lz chromosome 4, ASM2569854v1, whole genome shotgun sequence genome. Coding sequences within it:
- the LOC105778879 gene encoding probable galacturonosyltransferase 15 isoform X2, which encodes MTSKQQDIKAFAFKTKAMLLGMEQKVQSAKKRELMYWYLASRGVPKSLHCLCLKLAEEYAVNAMARSCLPPPEHVSRLADTSFNHIVLLTDNVLAASVVISSTVENAANPEKLVFHIVTDKKTYSPMHAWFATNRLKSAVVEVKGLHQYDWSQEVNVGVKQMLEIHHLICSHYYNNLKENDLEYGGEHQNFLEALSPSCLSLMNHLRIYIPELFPELNKIVFLDDDVVVQHDISSLWTLDLNGKIVGAVVDSWCGENCCPGRKYKDYLNFSHPVIPSHLDQDRCAWLSGMNIFDLEAWRRSNITTSYHKWLKLSLNSGFTLWQPGVLPPSLLAFQGHVHPIDPLWQVAGLGYRSSSAGGQILEAAAVLHFNGPAKPWLEIGSPEVRSLWSRHVNFTNSFIQKCRVLH
- the LOC105778879 gene encoding probable galacturonosyltransferase 15 isoform X1; this translates as MLLGMEQKVQSAKKRELMYWYLASRGVPKSLHCLCLKLAEEYAVNAMARSCLPPPEHVSRLADTSFNHIVLLTDNVLAASVVISSTVENAANPEKLVFHIVTDKKTYSPMHAWFATNRLKSAVVEVKGLHQYDWSQEVNVGVKQMLEIHHLICSHYYNNLKENDLEYGGEHQNFLEALSPSCLSLMNHLRIYIPELFPELNKIVFLDDDVVVQHDISSLWTLDLNGKIVGAVVDSWCGENCCPGRKYKDYLNFSHPVIPSHLDQDRCAWLSGMNIFDLEAWRRSNITTSYHKWLKLSLNSGFTLWQPGVLPPSLLAFQGHVHPIDPLWQVAGLGYRSSSAGGQILEAAAVLHFNGPAKPWLEIGSPEVRSLWSRHVNFTNSFIQKCRVLH